GGGTGTTGGGCCCGTCGCGCCGCAGCGCGAAGGCGATCCACAGCGCTGCGCCGGAGGCCGCCACGGCAATGGCGACCGACAGAAGAAACAACGACGGCACGTATGTGATCTGCGGCGTCATGCGCATCGCCGCCATCCCGGTGTAGTGCATGCCCGCCACGCCGGCGCCCATCAGGGCAGCCCCCGCGGCCAGCCGCCGCCACGGCAAGGTTTCCTGGCAGACCAGCCACAGGGCGAAAGCGGACGACACGATGGCGATGAGCAACGATGCCGCCGTCAGGCCGAAGTCGTATCCGAGCGGAATGGGCAGGCTGAAGGCCAGCATGCCGACAAAGTGCATCGACCAGATACCGACCCCGATGGCAAGCGCTCCGCCGGCCAGCCACCATCGCGCCGCCGTCCCTTGCGCCGTCGCAACGCGGCCGGCCAGGTCCAGGGCGGTGTAGGAGGCCAGGACCGCCACGGCCAGGGAACATATCACCAGCGCGGTGTTGTAACTGCCCACGTACATGTCTTCATCCAAAAAGCGCGGCTGTCGGCGCCGCTGGCGGCAGCGCTATGCGGCTGGAGGCCGCCTTCAACGGCATATCGGCGCCGCGAACCCGAAACTTGCGCAACAGTAACACTTTGTCGCTACTTTGCCATGCGTCGAAGACATGCGCTCGGCATGCGTTCCCCTTGGGCGTCGGAGAACGGTAGGAAAGCGGGCGGAATACGAGCGCGTGCGCCGGCGGCGGGCCGGCGCACGCGCTTGAAAGCAGGGGAAAAACGGGCTTTACCGGACCTGCTGACGCACGACGAGGACGTCGCAGGGCGCCTTTTCGATAAGGGCATCGGCAACGCTGCCGATTGCCGTGCGGGTCAGGCCGGTCGACCCGTGCGACCCTGTCACCAGCAGTTCGGCATTGGTTTGATCCGCGTAATCCGTCAATACGCGCTCGGGAATGCCGGCGGCTACCTGGACGCGGGGCTTGTCGCGTCCATGCAGTTCGGGGGTGGCTTCCAGGAACTCGGCCGCCGCCTCTTCGGCGGTGCGCTGGAATCCTTTGGCCGTGATGTCGTCCTTGCGGTTCCCCGGCAGATCGAAGGCATGAAACAGCGTCAGGCCGGATACCGGGAGCAAGGCAAGCACCGCGCGCAGGGCATGGCGCGAGCCTTCCGAAAAATCGCTGGCGACCAGCGCGTTGCGATAAGGCCGGGGTGCGCGGCGCTTGACGACGAGAACCGGCTGGTGGGCCTCGCGCACAAGTTTTTCCACCGTGGTGCCCAGCAGGATACGGCCCAGCGTTTCATCGCGCGCCACGCCGGCTACGATCAGGCAGCAGCCGTTTTCGTCGGCGGCCTGGCGCAGGGCCCTGACGGGATCGCCGTTTTTCACCAGCACCCTGATTTGTACGTCCAGTCCTTCCAGGTCTCGCAGCAGGGTGCGCTGCGCCTGGGCTTCGCGCTCGGCAACGGGACGCGGGGGCGTCAACATCGCCCTGGCCTGGGACTCGACCACGTGAAGGGCGATGATGGAGGTTTTCAATTGACGCGCCAGCAGTACCGCCCGATCCAGCGCGCGGTCTCCGCGCGCGCTCAAGTCCGTGGCAAGCAGAATGGGTCCCGAAAAGGTGTGCATCGCTGTCTCCCGGTTGACTCCGGCTCGTGTCCCATCCTTTTATGCGCGCGCCGGGCGGCGCGCC
The sequence above is a segment of the Bordetella genomosp. 9 genome. Coding sequences within it:
- a CDS encoding universal stress protein, which encodes MHTFSGPILLATDLSARGDRALDRAVLLARQLKTSIIALHVVESQARAMLTPPRPVAEREAQAQRTLLRDLEGLDVQIRVLVKNGDPVRALRQAADENGCCLIVAGVARDETLGRILLGTTVEKLVREAHQPVLVVKRRAPRPYRNALVASDFSEGSRHALRAVLALLPVSGLTLFHAFDLPGNRKDDITAKGFQRTAEEAAAEFLEATPELHGRDKPRVQVAAGIPERVLTDYADQTNAELLVTGSHGSTGLTRTAIGSVADALIEKAPCDVLVVRQQVR